The genomic window ATCACAAAGATGTGAACGAGTGGGAACAACACCACTAAGCATTTTTCCCAACACACAATAAAGCCAGTCCCGATAGCATTACGTTATCGGGATTTTTTAATTCGCCCAACCGCTCGCAAAAGCGTCATTCCAAATTTAGTTTGGAATATTAATGCCATAAGACAGCTCTGCTGTATTATTTAGAAAATCAAAACCATCAGCTTCGTTTAAAAGCTAGCCGGGCTTTACGCTACAATCTTTTTGTTGTGGGCACTGCCATTAACTCTTGTCATCCTGAGCTTGTCGAAGGATTGTTATGGCTAAAGTCTTCGACAGGCTCAGACTGACAAGCAAAAAGTATTTCTGCTGCAATCCCGTTTAGTTAACCCAAGCCTGCTTTCTATATTAAAGTTTTTTTCTGGCAAGTGTAAGTATTTCTCCTAAGTTGCTACTAATGTTAAAAAAGGAATTATGAAACCATCATGATTTTGCCAATCACAGGCACCAATGAATAAAATCATGATAGCTTCATAACCATTGAAAAACAAACTTTATACATATGAAACCATCATGATTTTTCAAACCACACCATTGAGATGAATAAATCTGATAGCTTCATCACCATTGAGAACAAATTATATACAGATGAAAAGATTAGCAGTAATTATAATTACAGCAATGGCGTTAACCAGTTGCGGAAAAACATCATCGCCTGATGGCAGAGCACAACTAAGAGACCAAGAACTATCTGAAAGAATAGATGCACTAGAGCAAAAACAAATCGTTATTTTAGATAGCCTGCAATTCTTAAACGAAAAAATAAAATCGATACAGAAATAATAATTTGCGTTCTTTCGTCATTGTGAGGTACGAAGTAATCTTAAAGCAATAAAAATTATAATCGTTGTAAGATTGCTTCGTACCTCACAATCACGATTTGTGAAAACCACTACTTTAACTAATGAGCGAAATAGAATTTCTTCAGTTGCTTTCTGCCAACCAAGGTATAATTGGCAAGGTATGTAGTATCTATTGCAACCAGAAGGAAGACTATGAAGATTTGTTTCAAGAGATTACCTATCACGCTTGGAAGGGCTACGCAACATTTAGAGGCGACTCTAAATTTAGTACCTGGCTTTATCGCATTGCGTTAAATACCGCCATTAGCTCATTTAGAAAAAGAAGACCAACAATAGATTTTGTGGAAGTTTTGCCAGATACAATTTTTAAGCACAAATGAAATAGACGAGCAAAAACAGCAATTGATTGCAGCAATTAAGCAACTTAACGAAGGCGAACGAGCAATTATTGCACTTTACTTGGAAGAAATGAGCTACCTAGAAATTGCAGAAATAATTGGCATTAGTGAAAATAATGTGGGCGTTAAAATCAATCGAATTAAAAATAAGCTACATCAAATTTTAAAACAATGGAAACAGATAATTTAAAATCAGTTTGGCAGGACATTTCAACACCTCAAAAAAACAAAGAGGAGTTAAACCTTATGTTGAAGCAAAATAGCCACCCTGTTTTAACATCAATTAAAAAACAAATTACCATAGAGCTATTGGGCTTTACAGCATTTCTATTTTGCTATTTCACTATGTTTGATGGCCAAACCAAGCCGCTAGCCACTAACCTAATTCTTATTACCGCCATACTCATCCAATTAATTTTTGGCTATAAAGGCTTTTTGATGCAAAGTAGTTTTAGAAGCAGCACCAACCTTAATAACGATTTGGAAGGTTTCGCCACCAAGTTAAAATCTTACAGAATGGAAGTGATATTAGCCAGAGCATTTTTTGCAATTGGAGTGGTTGCCTTCTTTACTTACAATATCAACTTTTCGATAAGCAAATTTTGGGTTTTAGCTGCTATTTTAATAATTTTTAGTGTACAGCTAGGGCTCCTTTATCGTATTTGGTCTAAAAGGATAAACAGATTGCAGTTGATATTAAAAGAGTTTAAAAGTTATGCTATTTAAAAACTGGTTCTACGGTTAACCTTAAACATTTGGTCATTCCCTCCAATTATATCGGAGCAGGCGTAAACCTTAAAGCGATAGATATATAAATTTTAACCTTTTATCGCATTACGATTGCCAGTCAAGCTGGCAATGACGTGGAGGCTATAAAGCTAAACGTCAAGACTAATTCCTAACACCTGATACCTAATCCCTATTTTATCGCTCTAATTTTACTTACCAACAAACTAATCAAAATACCGAAACAACCTACTACAGCAAATGAATAACGAAGGTTAAACAACTCGGAAATGTAGCCAATTAATGGCGGCCCCATTAAAAAACCAAAATAGCCAATACTCGAAACCATCGCAATAGCTAAGCTAGAAGGCATTTTATCGTTATTACCGGCAATGGTATAAATCATTGGGATGATCACAGATACACCAATACCGACCATCATAAAACCGAAAGTTGCTACAGCCAAATATGGAAATGCCACGGATAAAAACATCCCTACAGAAACCAGCACTCCACAAAATTGCAGCATTGTTTTTCGTCCGTAAGCAGCAATAAATTTATCCCCAATAAAGCGTCCAATAGTCATCATTGCAGAGTAGGAAGCGTAACCTAAAATTACCCATTTAGCTGGCGAATGTACAATTTCTTTGAAGTAAACGCCGCTCCAATCCATCATTGCACCTTCGGCTGCCATACTACAAAAAGCGATGATTCCTAACTGTATCAGCATGCCTTGTGGTTTCTGTAAAAACTTTGGCTTCTCTTTCTGTGGAGATTTTCCTATGAGCAAAAAACGATGATTGATAAAAATATGAACCCAACCTATGGGAGCAATGATCCAGAAATGTGTACTGGTAGTTAAGTGTAAATTCATCATTAACAAGCCTACCAATGCTCCAGTAAATAGGCCCAAACTCCACGAACCATGGAAAGACGACATGATTGGCTTTCCATAATGACCTTCGGCAGTAACAGCCTGCGTATTTAAAGCTATATTACAAAGGTTACCAGATATGCCAAACAAGAGCAAAAATAACGCTAAATGCCAACCATGCGTGGCTAAAGCCAAATTAGTTAAACAAAGCGCATAAAGAGGCGTTGCTAAAGTGAGGATTCTCTTGCTGCCGTAAATAGCCACCAATCGCCCAGAAAGCGGCATGGTAATTAATTGACCAATAGGGAGCGCCAATAAAATAATTCCTAAAGCGGCGTCAGAAAGATTTAAAGCAGCTTTCAAATCTGGAATACGGCTTGCCCAACTAGCAAATACCAAACCTTGGCCAAAGTAAAAAAGCGATACTGCTAAGCGGATGGTTTTTCTACTATATTTAGAGGTTTCTTTAATGGTTGAATATGAACTGTCTGCAATTGTTGACATGAAAGAACGACGGGGATTAAATTTGCAGCAAAGGTCTGTAAAAGCAAAGACAATGTCGTTATCCCTCTCCTACTCTTTTTATATTTAACATTGAGATTACTTTAGAAGCTGAAAGTGAAAAGCACAAAGCTAAAAGATAGCAGCTAACATTCCCTTCTTTTTAGAGGGGTGCCCAACGGGAGGGGTGTTTACAAAACTTAATCTTACTTAATCCCTCTCCCTATTGTCTGCACAAAACTGTGAAAATTCAATTTCTTCTGTCTATCGCCTAAACGCACAATGATCACTTTATTTTGCGGATTGACATAAACTGATTGTCCAAACATTCCCTGTGCTTTATAGTCGTAAACTTTTTTGGCATAGAAATATCTTCCATCTGGATTTCTCTCTACTGGATATTTCAAACCTTCTTTATCCAACGAATTTGCTGCACTTATCGAATCTTTAAAAAACTTGAAATCTCTAGTGCCCCAAAATTGGTTCTTATACCTTAGTTTTGTTAAAGTATCTGGATTGGTAGTGAGATCTACCCACTTTTTAGAAACCAACTGTTTTCCTTCCCAATTGCCACCATTAAGATACAATCTGCCAATTTTTGCAAAATCTAAAGCCGTAGCACTGATACAGCAAAACGCCTTGATGTGATCTGCTTTATCCAAACTCCAAAGTGCATTGCTCTCTGCCCCTAGGGGTTTCCACAAACGCTCCTGCATTAATTCTTGCA from Pedobacter sp. SL55 includes these protein-coding regions:
- a CDS encoding RNA polymerase sigma factor: MSEIEFLQLLSANQGIIGKVCSIYCNQKEDYEDLFQEITYHAWKGYATFRGDSKFSTWLYRIALNTAISSFRKRRPTIDFVEVLPDTIFKHK
- a CDS encoding RNA polymerase sigma factor, which encodes MIAAIKQLNEGERAIIALYLEEMSYLEIAEIIGISENNVGVKINRIKNKLHQILKQWKQII
- a CDS encoding MFS transporter yields the protein MSTIADSSYSTIKETSKYSRKTIRLAVSLFYFGQGLVFASWASRIPDLKAALNLSDAALGIILLALPIGQLITMPLSGRLVAIYGSKRILTLATPLYALCLTNLALATHGWHLALFLLLFGISGNLCNIALNTQAVTAEGHYGKPIMSSFHGSWSLGLFTGALVGLLMMNLHLTTSTHFWIIAPIGWVHIFINHRFLLIGKSPQKEKPKFLQKPQGMLIQLGIIAFCSMAAEGAMMDWSGVYFKEIVHSPAKWVILGYASYSAMMTIGRFIGDKFIAAYGRKTMLQFCGVLVSVGMFLSVAFPYLAVATFGFMMVGIGVSVIIPMIYTIAGNNDKMPSSLAIAMVSSIGYFGFLMGPPLIGYISELFNLRYSFAVVGCFGILISLLVSKIRAIK